In a single window of the Notamacropus eugenii isolate mMacEug1 chromosome 4, mMacEug1.pri_v2, whole genome shotgun sequence genome:
- the TRMT1 gene encoding tRNA (guanine(26)-N(2))-dimethyltransferase isoform X1: protein MPIRVALCLQLDLRSLQSHLRRFCRAHFMEGTKVPPCKGPTTTDMENGAQPGAELGETVISEGAARIVFPNSNEVFYNPVQEFNRDLTCAVITEFARIQLLSKGIQIEVPGEEKFQKVIVNLAESEKESMEPCPRDQPQTATVGNICEEGLSVLEGLAASGLRSIRFAKEVPGLRAVIANDASARAVDLIRCNIQLNNVSHLVQPNLADARLLMYEHQRGSQRFDVIDLDPYGSPATFLDAAVQSVSEGGLLCVTCTDMAVMAGNSSETCYSKYGAMSIKSKACHEMALRIVLHSLDLRANCYQRYIVPLLSISADFYIRVFVRVYTGQAKVKASASKQGFVFQCVGCGSFHLQRLGKAVNNSGRVKFSAATGPPVGSECEHCGQRHQLGGPLWAEPIHDLDFVGQVLAAISRNPGRFRTSARIRGVLSMVTEELPDVPLYYTLDQLSSTIHCNTPSLLQLRSALLHAGYRVSLSHACKNAVKTDVPPSVLWDIMRCWEKENPVKRERLSETSPAFHILKVEPRLQANFCIRDDANPSSRQQGLQRFQANPEANWGPKARARSEGKASLELAEKRRQLQNKRKESSKEQGTDKLKAFPCKKLKQVGTCLLGNECCYSHSPEEPLLRPESSPGSLP, encoded by the exons ATGCCTATTCGGGTTGCTCTGTGCCTCCAACTTGATCTCCGAAGCCTTCAGAGCCATCTCCGAAGATTCTGCCGAGCCCATTTTATGGAGGGAACAAAGGTTCCTCCCTGCAAAGGTCCCACCACAACTGACATGGAGAATGGTGCCCAACCCGGGGCAGAACTGGGGGAAACGGTGATCTCCGAGGGAGCTGCCAGGATTGTTTTTCCCAACAGCAATGAAGTGTTTTACAACCCAGTACAGGAGTTCAACAGAGACCTAAC ATGTGCCGTCATTACAGAGTTTGCTCGGATACAGCTCTTGTCCAAAGGAATTCAGA TTGAGGTGCCAGGTGAGGAGAAGTTTCAGAAGGTGATTGTGAACCTGGCTGAATCGGAGAAGGAAAGCATGGAGCCCTGTCCCAGGGACCAGCCCCAGACAGCAACTGTGGGGAACATCTGTGAG GAGGGATTGAGTGTGTTGGAGGGCTTGGCAGCATCCGGCCTTCGATCTATCCGGTTTGCCAAGGAGGTCCCAGGCCTCCGAGCTGTGATAGCAAATGATGCCTCTGCCCGGGCTGTGGACCTCATACGATGCAATATCCAGCTAAACAACGTTAGTCACCTGGTGCAGCCTAACCTAGCTGATGCTCG CCTATTGATGTATGAGCACCAAAGAGGATCTCAGCGATTTGATGTCATTGACCTAGACCCTTATGGAAGCCCAGCCACATTCCTAGATGCTGCCGTGCAATCTGTGTCTGAAGGAG GTCTGCTATGTGTGACCTGCACTGACATGGCTGTGATGGCAGGGAACAGCAGCGAGACGTGTTATAGCAAATATGGAGCCATGTCCATCAAGAGCAAAGCCTGCCATGAAATG GCACTAAGGATCGTACTACATAGCCTAGACCTTCGTGCCAACTGCTACCAACGATATATTGTCCCCCTGCTCAGCATCAGCGCGGACTTCTACATCCGAGTCTTTGTTCGTGTGTACACAGGCCAGGCCAAAGTCAAAGCTTCAGCCAG TAAGCAGGGATTCGTGTTCCAGTGTGTTGGCTGCGGTTCATTCCACTTGCAAAGACTGGGCAAGGCAGTGAACAATAGTGGACG TGTTAAATTCTCTGCAGCCACAGGCCCCCCAGTGGGGTCTGAGTGTGAGCACTGTGGGCAGCGACATCAG CTGGGTGGCCCTCTGTGGGCAGAGCCAATCCATGACCTAGACTTCGTGGGTCAGGTCCTGGCTGCCATCAGCAGGAATCCTGGGCGTTTCCGGACATCAGCTAGGATCCGGGGTGTCCTTAGCATGGTCACTGAG GAGCTGCCAGATGTCCCCCTATACTACACTCTGGACCAGCTGAGCAGTACTATCCACTGCAACACACCTAGTCTCTTACAGCTTCG GTCTGCACTCCTACATGCTGGCTATCGAGTGAGCCTCTCTCATGCCTGTAAGAATGCTGTGAAGACAGACGTACCACCCTCAGTGCTCTGGGACATCATGCGCTGCTGG GAGAAAGAGAACCCTGTGAAACGAGAGCGTCTCTCAGAGACCAGCCCAGCCTTCCATATCCTCAAAGTCGAGCCCAG GCTCCAGGCAAATTTCTGCATCCGGGATGATGCTAACCCCAGCTCCCGACAGCAGGGACTTCAGCGATTCCAGGCTAATCCCGAAGCCAACTGGGGGCCAAAGGCCCGAGCCAGGTCAGA GGGCAAGGCCTCCTTAGAGCTGGCGGAGAAACGGCGACAGCTACAGAACAAAAGGAAGGAGTCCAGCAAGGAGCAGGGGACTGACAAGCTGAAGGCCTTCCCTTGCAAGAAACTCAAACAGGTG GGAACTTGCCTTTTGGGGAATGAATGCTGTTACTCTCACAGCCCTGAGGAACCCCTGCTCAGACCTGAGTCCAGCCCAGGTTCCTTGCCTTGA
- the TRMT1 gene encoding tRNA (guanine(26)-N(2))-dimethyltransferase isoform X3, which produces MPIRVALCLQLDLRSLQSHLRRFCRAHFMEGTKVPPCKGPTTTDMENGAQPGAELGETVISEGAARIVFPNSNEVFYNPVQEFNRDLTCAVITEFARIQLLSKGIQIEVPGEEKFQKVIVNLAESEKESMEPCPRDQPQTATVGNICEEGLSVLEGLAASGLRSIRFAKEVPGLRAVIANDASARAVDLIRCNIQLNNVSHLVQPNLADARLLMYEHQRGSQRFDVIDLDPYGSPATFLDAAVQSVSEGGLLCVTCTDMAVMAGNSSETCYSKYGAMSIKSKACHEMALRIVLHSLDLRANCYQRYIVPLLSISADFYIRVFVRVYTGQAKVKASASKQGFVFQCVGCGSFHLQRLGKAVNNSGRVKFSAATGPPVGSECEHCGQRHQLGGPLWAEPIHDLDFVGQVLAAISRNPGRFRTSARIRGVLSMVTEELPDVPLYYTLDQLSSTIHCNTPSLLQLRSALLHAGYRVSLSHACKNAVKTDVPPSVLWDIMRCWEKENPVKRERLSETSPAFHILKVEPRLQANFCIRDDANPSSRQQGLQRFQANPEANWGPKARARGKASLELAEKRRQLQNKRKESSKEQGTDKLKAFPCKKLKQVGTCLLGNECCYSHSPEEPLLRPESSPGSLP; this is translated from the exons ATGCCTATTCGGGTTGCTCTGTGCCTCCAACTTGATCTCCGAAGCCTTCAGAGCCATCTCCGAAGATTCTGCCGAGCCCATTTTATGGAGGGAACAAAGGTTCCTCCCTGCAAAGGTCCCACCACAACTGACATGGAGAATGGTGCCCAACCCGGGGCAGAACTGGGGGAAACGGTGATCTCCGAGGGAGCTGCCAGGATTGTTTTTCCCAACAGCAATGAAGTGTTTTACAACCCAGTACAGGAGTTCAACAGAGACCTAAC ATGTGCCGTCATTACAGAGTTTGCTCGGATACAGCTCTTGTCCAAAGGAATTCAGA TTGAGGTGCCAGGTGAGGAGAAGTTTCAGAAGGTGATTGTGAACCTGGCTGAATCGGAGAAGGAAAGCATGGAGCCCTGTCCCAGGGACCAGCCCCAGACAGCAACTGTGGGGAACATCTGTGAG GAGGGATTGAGTGTGTTGGAGGGCTTGGCAGCATCCGGCCTTCGATCTATCCGGTTTGCCAAGGAGGTCCCAGGCCTCCGAGCTGTGATAGCAAATGATGCCTCTGCCCGGGCTGTGGACCTCATACGATGCAATATCCAGCTAAACAACGTTAGTCACCTGGTGCAGCCTAACCTAGCTGATGCTCG CCTATTGATGTATGAGCACCAAAGAGGATCTCAGCGATTTGATGTCATTGACCTAGACCCTTATGGAAGCCCAGCCACATTCCTAGATGCTGCCGTGCAATCTGTGTCTGAAGGAG GTCTGCTATGTGTGACCTGCACTGACATGGCTGTGATGGCAGGGAACAGCAGCGAGACGTGTTATAGCAAATATGGAGCCATGTCCATCAAGAGCAAAGCCTGCCATGAAATG GCACTAAGGATCGTACTACATAGCCTAGACCTTCGTGCCAACTGCTACCAACGATATATTGTCCCCCTGCTCAGCATCAGCGCGGACTTCTACATCCGAGTCTTTGTTCGTGTGTACACAGGCCAGGCCAAAGTCAAAGCTTCAGCCAG TAAGCAGGGATTCGTGTTCCAGTGTGTTGGCTGCGGTTCATTCCACTTGCAAAGACTGGGCAAGGCAGTGAACAATAGTGGACG TGTTAAATTCTCTGCAGCCACAGGCCCCCCAGTGGGGTCTGAGTGTGAGCACTGTGGGCAGCGACATCAG CTGGGTGGCCCTCTGTGGGCAGAGCCAATCCATGACCTAGACTTCGTGGGTCAGGTCCTGGCTGCCATCAGCAGGAATCCTGGGCGTTTCCGGACATCAGCTAGGATCCGGGGTGTCCTTAGCATGGTCACTGAG GAGCTGCCAGATGTCCCCCTATACTACACTCTGGACCAGCTGAGCAGTACTATCCACTGCAACACACCTAGTCTCTTACAGCTTCG GTCTGCACTCCTACATGCTGGCTATCGAGTGAGCCTCTCTCATGCCTGTAAGAATGCTGTGAAGACAGACGTACCACCCTCAGTGCTCTGGGACATCATGCGCTGCTGG GAGAAAGAGAACCCTGTGAAACGAGAGCGTCTCTCAGAGACCAGCCCAGCCTTCCATATCCTCAAAGTCGAGCCCAG GCTCCAGGCAAATTTCTGCATCCGGGATGATGCTAACCCCAGCTCCCGACAGCAGGGACTTCAGCGATTCCAGGCTAATCCCGAAGCCAACTGGGGGCCAAAGGCCCGAGCCAG GGGCAAGGCCTCCTTAGAGCTGGCGGAGAAACGGCGACAGCTACAGAACAAAAGGAAGGAGTCCAGCAAGGAGCAGGGGACTGACAAGCTGAAGGCCTTCCCTTGCAAGAAACTCAAACAGGTG GGAACTTGCCTTTTGGGGAATGAATGCTGTTACTCTCACAGCCCTGAGGAACCCCTGCTCAGACCTGAGTCCAGCCCAGGTTCCTTGCCTTGA
- the TRMT1 gene encoding tRNA (guanine(26)-N(2))-dimethyltransferase isoform X5, whose translation MPIRVALCLQLDLRSLQSHLRRFCRAHFMEGTKVPPCKGPTTTDMENGAQPGAELGETVISEGAARIVFPNSNEVFYNPVQEFNRDLTCAVITEFARIQLLSKGIQIEVPGEEKFQKVIVNLAESEKESMEPCPRDQPQTATVGNICEEGLSVLEGLAASGLRSIRFAKEVPGLRAVIANDASARAVDLIRCNIQLNNVSHLVQPNLADARLLMYEHQRGSQRFDVIDLDPYGSPATFLDAAVQSVSEGGLLCVTCTDMAVMAGNSSETCYSKYGAMSIKSKACHEMALRIVLHSLDLRANCYQRYIVPLLSISADFYIRVFVRVYTGQAKVKASASKQGFVFQCVGCGSFHLQRLGKAVNNSGRVKFSAATGPPVGSECEHCGQRHQLGGPLWAEPIHDLDFVGQVLAAISRNPGRFRTSARIRGVLSMVTEELPDVPLYYTLDQLSSTIHCNTPSLLQLRSALLHAGYRVSLSHACKNAVKTDVPPSVLWDIMRCWEKENPVKRERLSETSPAFHILKVEPRGKASLELAEKRRQLQNKRKESSKEQGTDKLKAFPCKKLKQVGTCLLGNECCYSHSPEEPLLRPESSPGSLP comes from the exons ATGCCTATTCGGGTTGCTCTGTGCCTCCAACTTGATCTCCGAAGCCTTCAGAGCCATCTCCGAAGATTCTGCCGAGCCCATTTTATGGAGGGAACAAAGGTTCCTCCCTGCAAAGGTCCCACCACAACTGACATGGAGAATGGTGCCCAACCCGGGGCAGAACTGGGGGAAACGGTGATCTCCGAGGGAGCTGCCAGGATTGTTTTTCCCAACAGCAATGAAGTGTTTTACAACCCAGTACAGGAGTTCAACAGAGACCTAAC ATGTGCCGTCATTACAGAGTTTGCTCGGATACAGCTCTTGTCCAAAGGAATTCAGA TTGAGGTGCCAGGTGAGGAGAAGTTTCAGAAGGTGATTGTGAACCTGGCTGAATCGGAGAAGGAAAGCATGGAGCCCTGTCCCAGGGACCAGCCCCAGACAGCAACTGTGGGGAACATCTGTGAG GAGGGATTGAGTGTGTTGGAGGGCTTGGCAGCATCCGGCCTTCGATCTATCCGGTTTGCCAAGGAGGTCCCAGGCCTCCGAGCTGTGATAGCAAATGATGCCTCTGCCCGGGCTGTGGACCTCATACGATGCAATATCCAGCTAAACAACGTTAGTCACCTGGTGCAGCCTAACCTAGCTGATGCTCG CCTATTGATGTATGAGCACCAAAGAGGATCTCAGCGATTTGATGTCATTGACCTAGACCCTTATGGAAGCCCAGCCACATTCCTAGATGCTGCCGTGCAATCTGTGTCTGAAGGAG GTCTGCTATGTGTGACCTGCACTGACATGGCTGTGATGGCAGGGAACAGCAGCGAGACGTGTTATAGCAAATATGGAGCCATGTCCATCAAGAGCAAAGCCTGCCATGAAATG GCACTAAGGATCGTACTACATAGCCTAGACCTTCGTGCCAACTGCTACCAACGATATATTGTCCCCCTGCTCAGCATCAGCGCGGACTTCTACATCCGAGTCTTTGTTCGTGTGTACACAGGCCAGGCCAAAGTCAAAGCTTCAGCCAG TAAGCAGGGATTCGTGTTCCAGTGTGTTGGCTGCGGTTCATTCCACTTGCAAAGACTGGGCAAGGCAGTGAACAATAGTGGACG TGTTAAATTCTCTGCAGCCACAGGCCCCCCAGTGGGGTCTGAGTGTGAGCACTGTGGGCAGCGACATCAG CTGGGTGGCCCTCTGTGGGCAGAGCCAATCCATGACCTAGACTTCGTGGGTCAGGTCCTGGCTGCCATCAGCAGGAATCCTGGGCGTTTCCGGACATCAGCTAGGATCCGGGGTGTCCTTAGCATGGTCACTGAG GAGCTGCCAGATGTCCCCCTATACTACACTCTGGACCAGCTGAGCAGTACTATCCACTGCAACACACCTAGTCTCTTACAGCTTCG GTCTGCACTCCTACATGCTGGCTATCGAGTGAGCCTCTCTCATGCCTGTAAGAATGCTGTGAAGACAGACGTACCACCCTCAGTGCTCTGGGACATCATGCGCTGCTGG GAGAAAGAGAACCCTGTGAAACGAGAGCGTCTCTCAGAGACCAGCCCAGCCTTCCATATCCTCAAAGTCGAGCCCAG GGGCAAGGCCTCCTTAGAGCTGGCGGAGAAACGGCGACAGCTACAGAACAAAAGGAAGGAGTCCAGCAAGGAGCAGGGGACTGACAAGCTGAAGGCCTTCCCTTGCAAGAAACTCAAACAGGTG GGAACTTGCCTTTTGGGGAATGAATGCTGTTACTCTCACAGCCCTGAGGAACCCCTGCTCAGACCTGAGTCCAGCCCAGGTTCCTTGCCTTGA
- the TRMT1 gene encoding tRNA (guanine(26)-N(2))-dimethyltransferase isoform X2, which yields MPIRVALCLQLDLRSLQSHLRRFCRAHFMEGTKVPPCKGPTTTDMENGAQPGAELGETVISEGAARIVFPNSNEVFYNPVQEFNRDLTCAVITEFARIQLLSKGIQIEVPGEEKFQKVIVNLAESEKESMEPCPRDQPQTATVGNICEEGLSVLEGLAASGLRSIRFAKEVPGLRAVIANDASARAVDLIRCNIQLNNVSHLVQPNLADARLLMYEHQRGSQRFDVIDLDPYGSPATFLDAAVQSVSEGGLLCVTCTDMAVMAGNSSETCYSKYGAMSIKSKACHEMALRIVLHSLDLRANCYQRYIVPLLSISADFYIRVFVRVYTGQAKVKASASKQGFVFQCVGCGSFHLQRLGKAVNNSGRVKFSAATGPPVGSECEHCGQRHQLGGPLWAEPIHDLDFVGQVLAAISRNPGRFRTSARIRGVLSMVTEELPDVPLYYTLDQLSSTIHCNTPSLLQLRSALLHAGYRVSLSHACKNAVKTDVPPSVLWDIMRCWEKENPVKRERLSETSPAFHILKVEPRLQANFCIRDDANPSSRQQGLQRFQANPEANWGPKARARSEGKASLELAEKRRQLQNKRKESSKEQGTDKLKAFPCKKLKQGTCLLGNECCYSHSPEEPLLRPESSPGSLP from the exons ATGCCTATTCGGGTTGCTCTGTGCCTCCAACTTGATCTCCGAAGCCTTCAGAGCCATCTCCGAAGATTCTGCCGAGCCCATTTTATGGAGGGAACAAAGGTTCCTCCCTGCAAAGGTCCCACCACAACTGACATGGAGAATGGTGCCCAACCCGGGGCAGAACTGGGGGAAACGGTGATCTCCGAGGGAGCTGCCAGGATTGTTTTTCCCAACAGCAATGAAGTGTTTTACAACCCAGTACAGGAGTTCAACAGAGACCTAAC ATGTGCCGTCATTACAGAGTTTGCTCGGATACAGCTCTTGTCCAAAGGAATTCAGA TTGAGGTGCCAGGTGAGGAGAAGTTTCAGAAGGTGATTGTGAACCTGGCTGAATCGGAGAAGGAAAGCATGGAGCCCTGTCCCAGGGACCAGCCCCAGACAGCAACTGTGGGGAACATCTGTGAG GAGGGATTGAGTGTGTTGGAGGGCTTGGCAGCATCCGGCCTTCGATCTATCCGGTTTGCCAAGGAGGTCCCAGGCCTCCGAGCTGTGATAGCAAATGATGCCTCTGCCCGGGCTGTGGACCTCATACGATGCAATATCCAGCTAAACAACGTTAGTCACCTGGTGCAGCCTAACCTAGCTGATGCTCG CCTATTGATGTATGAGCACCAAAGAGGATCTCAGCGATTTGATGTCATTGACCTAGACCCTTATGGAAGCCCAGCCACATTCCTAGATGCTGCCGTGCAATCTGTGTCTGAAGGAG GTCTGCTATGTGTGACCTGCACTGACATGGCTGTGATGGCAGGGAACAGCAGCGAGACGTGTTATAGCAAATATGGAGCCATGTCCATCAAGAGCAAAGCCTGCCATGAAATG GCACTAAGGATCGTACTACATAGCCTAGACCTTCGTGCCAACTGCTACCAACGATATATTGTCCCCCTGCTCAGCATCAGCGCGGACTTCTACATCCGAGTCTTTGTTCGTGTGTACACAGGCCAGGCCAAAGTCAAAGCTTCAGCCAG TAAGCAGGGATTCGTGTTCCAGTGTGTTGGCTGCGGTTCATTCCACTTGCAAAGACTGGGCAAGGCAGTGAACAATAGTGGACG TGTTAAATTCTCTGCAGCCACAGGCCCCCCAGTGGGGTCTGAGTGTGAGCACTGTGGGCAGCGACATCAG CTGGGTGGCCCTCTGTGGGCAGAGCCAATCCATGACCTAGACTTCGTGGGTCAGGTCCTGGCTGCCATCAGCAGGAATCCTGGGCGTTTCCGGACATCAGCTAGGATCCGGGGTGTCCTTAGCATGGTCACTGAG GAGCTGCCAGATGTCCCCCTATACTACACTCTGGACCAGCTGAGCAGTACTATCCACTGCAACACACCTAGTCTCTTACAGCTTCG GTCTGCACTCCTACATGCTGGCTATCGAGTGAGCCTCTCTCATGCCTGTAAGAATGCTGTGAAGACAGACGTACCACCCTCAGTGCTCTGGGACATCATGCGCTGCTGG GAGAAAGAGAACCCTGTGAAACGAGAGCGTCTCTCAGAGACCAGCCCAGCCTTCCATATCCTCAAAGTCGAGCCCAG GCTCCAGGCAAATTTCTGCATCCGGGATGATGCTAACCCCAGCTCCCGACAGCAGGGACTTCAGCGATTCCAGGCTAATCCCGAAGCCAACTGGGGGCCAAAGGCCCGAGCCAGGTCAGA GGGCAAGGCCTCCTTAGAGCTGGCGGAGAAACGGCGACAGCTACAGAACAAAAGGAAGGAGTCCAGCAAGGAGCAGGGGACTGACAAGCTGAAGGCCTTCCCTTGCAAGAAACTCAAACAG GGAACTTGCCTTTTGGGGAATGAATGCTGTTACTCTCACAGCCCTGAGGAACCCCTGCTCAGACCTGAGTCCAGCCCAGGTTCCTTGCCTTGA
- the TRMT1 gene encoding tRNA (guanine(26)-N(2))-dimethyltransferase isoform X4: MPIRVALCLQLDLRSLQSHLRRFCRAHFMEGTKVPPCKGPTTTDMENGAQPGAELGETVISEGAARIVFPNSNEVFYNPVQEFNRDLTCAVITEFARIQLLSKGIQIEVPGEEKFQKVIVNLAESEKESMEPCPRDQPQTATVGNICEEGLSVLEGLAASGLRSIRFAKEVPGLRAVIANDASARAVDLIRCNIQLNNVSHLVQPNLADARLLMYEHQRGSQRFDVIDLDPYGSPATFLDAAVQSVSEGGLLCVTCTDMAVMAGNSSETCYSKYGAMSIKSKACHEMALRIVLHSLDLRANCYQRYIVPLLSISADFYIRVFVRVYTGQAKVKASASKQGFVFQCVGCGSFHLQRLGKAVNNSGRVKFSAATGPPVGSECEHCGQRHQLGGPLWAEPIHDLDFVGQVLAAISRNPGRFRTSARIRGVLSMVTEELPDVPLYYTLDQLSSTIHCNTPSLLQLRSALLHAGYRVSLSHACKNAVKTDVPPSVLWDIMRCWEKENPVKRERLSETSPAFHILKVEPRLQANFCIRDDANPSSRQQGLQRFQANPEANWGPKARARGKASLELAEKRRQLQNKRKESSKEQGTDKLKAFPCKKLKQGTCLLGNECCYSHSPEEPLLRPESSPGSLP, encoded by the exons ATGCCTATTCGGGTTGCTCTGTGCCTCCAACTTGATCTCCGAAGCCTTCAGAGCCATCTCCGAAGATTCTGCCGAGCCCATTTTATGGAGGGAACAAAGGTTCCTCCCTGCAAAGGTCCCACCACAACTGACATGGAGAATGGTGCCCAACCCGGGGCAGAACTGGGGGAAACGGTGATCTCCGAGGGAGCTGCCAGGATTGTTTTTCCCAACAGCAATGAAGTGTTTTACAACCCAGTACAGGAGTTCAACAGAGACCTAAC ATGTGCCGTCATTACAGAGTTTGCTCGGATACAGCTCTTGTCCAAAGGAATTCAGA TTGAGGTGCCAGGTGAGGAGAAGTTTCAGAAGGTGATTGTGAACCTGGCTGAATCGGAGAAGGAAAGCATGGAGCCCTGTCCCAGGGACCAGCCCCAGACAGCAACTGTGGGGAACATCTGTGAG GAGGGATTGAGTGTGTTGGAGGGCTTGGCAGCATCCGGCCTTCGATCTATCCGGTTTGCCAAGGAGGTCCCAGGCCTCCGAGCTGTGATAGCAAATGATGCCTCTGCCCGGGCTGTGGACCTCATACGATGCAATATCCAGCTAAACAACGTTAGTCACCTGGTGCAGCCTAACCTAGCTGATGCTCG CCTATTGATGTATGAGCACCAAAGAGGATCTCAGCGATTTGATGTCATTGACCTAGACCCTTATGGAAGCCCAGCCACATTCCTAGATGCTGCCGTGCAATCTGTGTCTGAAGGAG GTCTGCTATGTGTGACCTGCACTGACATGGCTGTGATGGCAGGGAACAGCAGCGAGACGTGTTATAGCAAATATGGAGCCATGTCCATCAAGAGCAAAGCCTGCCATGAAATG GCACTAAGGATCGTACTACATAGCCTAGACCTTCGTGCCAACTGCTACCAACGATATATTGTCCCCCTGCTCAGCATCAGCGCGGACTTCTACATCCGAGTCTTTGTTCGTGTGTACACAGGCCAGGCCAAAGTCAAAGCTTCAGCCAG TAAGCAGGGATTCGTGTTCCAGTGTGTTGGCTGCGGTTCATTCCACTTGCAAAGACTGGGCAAGGCAGTGAACAATAGTGGACG TGTTAAATTCTCTGCAGCCACAGGCCCCCCAGTGGGGTCTGAGTGTGAGCACTGTGGGCAGCGACATCAG CTGGGTGGCCCTCTGTGGGCAGAGCCAATCCATGACCTAGACTTCGTGGGTCAGGTCCTGGCTGCCATCAGCAGGAATCCTGGGCGTTTCCGGACATCAGCTAGGATCCGGGGTGTCCTTAGCATGGTCACTGAG GAGCTGCCAGATGTCCCCCTATACTACACTCTGGACCAGCTGAGCAGTACTATCCACTGCAACACACCTAGTCTCTTACAGCTTCG GTCTGCACTCCTACATGCTGGCTATCGAGTGAGCCTCTCTCATGCCTGTAAGAATGCTGTGAAGACAGACGTACCACCCTCAGTGCTCTGGGACATCATGCGCTGCTGG GAGAAAGAGAACCCTGTGAAACGAGAGCGTCTCTCAGAGACCAGCCCAGCCTTCCATATCCTCAAAGTCGAGCCCAG GCTCCAGGCAAATTTCTGCATCCGGGATGATGCTAACCCCAGCTCCCGACAGCAGGGACTTCAGCGATTCCAGGCTAATCCCGAAGCCAACTGGGGGCCAAAGGCCCGAGCCAG GGGCAAGGCCTCCTTAGAGCTGGCGGAGAAACGGCGACAGCTACAGAACAAAAGGAAGGAGTCCAGCAAGGAGCAGGGGACTGACAAGCTGAAGGCCTTCCCTTGCAAGAAACTCAAACAG GGAACTTGCCTTTTGGGGAATGAATGCTGTTACTCTCACAGCCCTGAGGAACCCCTGCTCAGACCTGAGTCCAGCCCAGGTTCCTTGCCTTGA